The genome window TAAAAAATGCAGACCGCACCGTAATGATCTCTGTCGGAACCCGCAGGTCTATTGACCCGCTACACTGCAGTGCACGATTAACCACAATGGAACGTGTGCAGTGCACTATTCACCACAACAAACATCTGAAAAGGGGTTGGGACATGTTTTGCTGCTTCTCAATAATTGGTAGAGTGAAGCTTTCAGCATAACTCTTCGGACATAACTCCTGTTGTCTCCCCCAGGTTTGGGGACGGGGGCCCCTATCATTGAATCTCCCTACGGGGACAACATAATACCAGATGAGGCTCCAGAGTCTATAAGCAGAGCTGTGGCCAGTCTGCCCCCAGAGCAGATGTTTGAGCTCATGAAACAGATGAAGGTGAGTTTTCTCTCTTTAGACTCCAGTTTCCTTGTTTTGAGATTGTATATCATCACATCCATGCATAGACAGTCACTTGTGGATAATCCAAAGACAAATTCATTGGACTCCCATTGTGGTGTAATTATCCCCTCCAGCTGTGTGTGCAAAATAGTCCCCAGGAGGCCAGGAACATGCTGTTGCAGAACCCCCAGCTGGCCTTTGCCTTGCTCCAGGCCCAGGTGGTCATGAGGATCGTAGACCCTGAGATCGCCTTGGTGAGACCTGGTTACTCGCAACTTGGGTCAGTGCAAATGCACTCCAGTGATATGGGGTTAGGTGTCTTACTGACTTTAGAGCATAATGGTTAAGATTGTATTCTTCATAGACCTTTAGCATGAACTCATTCAGAGATATTGTTGCACATGTTGTCGTCAAGAGAATCGTCAACGTTTAACTTGGATGTTCCTCTGCTCGTCTGACCTCTGCTGTAGAAAATGCTTCACCGTCAAATCCCAGTGCAGCCATTGGTTCCCAACAGTCAAGCTGGACCAGTGCCAGTGGCCAACCAGCCTATTCCACCGCCCAATGCTCCAGTCTCCCAGTCACAGCCAATGGTGAATCCACTTTGGCAGACACATAAATTAAACGATTAGCTATTAAACGATTAGTTATCAGGATTTAGATCAACTGAAGACCATCTGTCAGTTTCCTACATCTGAGATCAACCTACACAATCTCTAACGCTAAATCTaggatctacagtaccagtcaaaagtttggaactactcattccagagtttctttatttttactattttctacattgtggaataatagtgaggacatcaaaactatgaaataacacatggaatcatgtgttaaacaaatcaaaatgtattttagattcttcaaagtagtcaccctttgccttgatgacagctttgcacactcttggcattctctcaatcagcttcacctggaatgctactttgaagaatctcaaatataaaatatatttagatttgtttaacactttttttggttaccacatgattccatatgtgttatttcatagttttgatgtcttcactgtagaataacaatgtagaaaatagtacaaataaagtaactctggaatgagtaggtgtcaactttttactggtactgtacattttaataattgttacatgattcatgTGTGCTGTTCCCTGTCCTAATGTCTGGTTGTGTGTGGTCGTCAGCCGGGCATGCACATGAACGGAGCCCCCCAGATGATGCAGCCGCCTCCCATAGGTGGAGGACCTGGGCCCATCCCAGGGCAGGGACTGGTGGGACCACCAGGTAAAGAGAGACCCTGTCTgtctcacatacacatgtttatgttctatcctcgtggggacctaaaatacattttcttaaacctaaacctaacccctaagcttaaaatagcttTTGTCCTAATGGGGATGTGGGAAATATCCCCACAAtggagaattttccttgttttactatccttgtggggatttTAGGTCTCCACAAGAATAGaagaaccaacacacacacacccatagacAGCCTCTTGGTATCCAAAAGTCAAAGGGGAACCCCTTTTGTGCTTCACCTTGCCATCTCACCCCAGGTGGGATACAGCCACCGATAGGAATGCCTTAGGGAGGTCCCGTTCCTATCGATAGGGGACAAGGTAATCTAACATGCCTGTGTCTCCAATGAAACTAGTTTTAATGGCATTACAATCCATCCATTCCTAGCCGGGGCTTCAATTGAAGTATTTACCAGTTAAGTCTTCGCATTACTTGTTCATGTCTTCCTTTCCTCCTGTGCATGTCATTACTCTTTGTTGACACTTGGTGGCAGAGGAAACTAGTGGTTTAAGTGCCTCAGGACTTGGGGCCAACTCAGGTGGCTGAGATCATAGCATTGCAGTTAAAGTAATAGATCAGACATGATTTTATTttggatttatttatttaacctttatttaactaggcaagtcagttaagaacaaattcttatttacaatgacggcctacaccggccaaacccggacgacgctgggccaattgtgcgccgccctatgggactcccaatcacgtccggttgtgatacagcctcgaTTTGAGGTGTCTCCCATGACGCCTTTaggactgagatgcagtgccttagaccgctgctccactcgggagcctgaGGATTGTCCAACTATGTAAAGATTAGCGAGACTATTTTCTGGGGGGGATGCTTAagtacatttctatctgcaaaatatatatttgtacatTTTAACCACTAAACGCACCTCTGCCACCTCATCCACTTCAGCCATCCATGTCAGTAGTGCTgctttctgtgtgtgttctgagcTCCTGCTATGAAGTCTGTGGGCTTCTCTGTCAGTGTGGCATGCGATGGGTGCGCTCCTATGTGTTGCTGCTTTGCTCTGAGTTGTctcctgttttgttttttttcacTTAATGCTGGCTCAGGAAACCTCCAGCACTCTCCCGTAGGATCGTCTGGGCAAGCTGCTATCGAGCAGCCTCAAGGTATCACTCACACCCTAACCCCAGGCTCTGGCCTGTCTCCCCCAGACTCCAGCCAAGCCAACAGGGCTGTTAAAGGCTGGCTCATGAGCGCAtacattattttttatattttttaatttcagGTGGTGGATcggctttaatattgcagattgttGCTCCCattaatgtaattgtctgcatcatttccaatcccccatatatttttggggtaaagtATGTATGTTAGGGCTGGGCAGTATACCGTATTTTACGATATACCGGTATTGTTTCATGGACCGGTTTTGGGTTTTTACTTCACCTTCTATaatggtatttgaatgtttggtttgttaaatgtgatatgctGTGTttaacgtccatttttatagtttgcTTCTTGagtcctctcactctctcaatgccgctttccacacagacctagccctgccccctgtcactcaaggagcgcatttgttgttcCTCGACCACAAGACACTTGtattcagtctgcatggtcaatgcaacaatgctgttttcactttgcttcttcaTATATTCTTCCAgtagcgttctataattacactattagtttgtgttgcTTACATCTGCTAgtttttcttagcaagttgggccTAAAGCCGCTAATTGCTAGGTAACTAGATAATGTACTGAGTTAGAGCAAACATAATTAgttatacagcctgataataccagtgacgGTGTACACCTAAATCAGCATGCTGTTTGTGCAACAGTaccttctaaatcaaagaggaatacaaGAAGCATTAATAGGTTAGCTACATGAAGTGGCTAAGAGAGAACAGACAATGTAGCCAAatattatagggtcccctaggaaacgattatcaacactttggttcctatcACTAACTCCTACCTggcattttcattcattttcatgTTTAACAAcactattcaaagtgcccactatcatattctaactatagaattagaatagtcattctatttccatgattccaacattTCACCCAAGTGAaacccaatatatatatatatatatatatatataccacttggatcctgtttcagtaataatgaaattgAACCTTCTTGTTGCGTATCCTATAATCTGTTTATATAGGAGTGCTTAAAACGTGCTAATattggtcctctgagtatatatattttttttaaataaaaaaaagtttggtatacttccactggtatgccatccagccctggagttttcccagacaTAAAGCTTTTAATTGcgtcaagaagttcctcctctgcaatttggccttcacatgagtctttctgtacagatgttaattttacattattaatagggaaGAAATCCGtacaattagcttcggttagtggagatggaggagactgaaacgaaaacatattcttaaagtacttaaCTTACTCTTTTCAAATATTgttcggtgaatcatgcgtgactccatttgtaacaagtttcaattacattttttggtagcatttctatgtttaAGATTGTAAAATCATTTGTTGCATTTTTTTACCCATATTCCCTCCATTTCACTTTATttatataatatattacacttgctctttcttgaataagttcttccatttctttttttccccctctaacttattttgtgcctctatggtacagtttttttttattgatATCTAACTGTACTGTGAGTCCTTCAggttcctttgttaatatggactcttttgaccaTGAGAGCATAAATGATGTCCTGTTAGAATAAATCAATTTTGGTCATTTAGAAATGTATCATTAATCTGACTGGTCATGCAGGATTGCATACAAGGAAGTGCAGGTGTTTACTTCAGGCTAAAAATACACATTGCCCTAAAACCCTATCATGTCATAGGGATGGTGTGGTGCAACTGCAAATCTGAATAATAGCCCCAAGATACAAGTGTGATGAATGATTTGAGTGATTGCCAAAGGCGGCCGCATGAACAAATAACCTCAATTGTAATCACCTGTTAGAAAATTCCATGACGAGGACTGGGGTTAATACATTTATTGTAGCACAAATCTATTTTGTTGACGAATGCTGTTTTAGCAATTTCATGTTAACACCCATGGCCTTTTTTCATGTCACTAACACATGCCTCTTCTATTGACGTGACCCGTCCAACAATACCAGATGTGCAAGACGCAAGTAGGCAAACGACTTGAAAACAGAACATTTTCAAAGATATGCCGTGCTCCTTTTGTATAAAACTCCCGCTGTGGTACTTCCTTGTTGTTTTTACCTCGGTCCTCTCCCTGTCTGTGGTGTGATGGTGAGCTGTGTCATTACTGTGCTGTggttagtgtgtctgtctgtgtgatctATGGGAGTCATTGTGAAATTAAATCACCATGGTCTGATGAGTGACATGACCATAGAATTAGAACTGTAGTTCTTTGGATGCATTACGGTGTAGTGAGTGATGTTGTGTTCTGTGATAGGTGGTGTCCCTCCGACATGTCTATAGCTGACTGATGTATACCCCCCTCAGGACCAGGTGGTATCCCCCCCAGAGGTCTGCTTGGCGACGGCCCCAACGACCCCCGAGGAGGAACCCTGCTCTCAGTCACAGGAGAGGTCATCGAACCCAGGTGAAAGAGGAGCCATCGTTGTTAGTGTACTTTTACCGTCATTGAGTTAATCAATTGCATTCTTATAGCACCTTTTGAATTTCTGTGAACGACTGGCTTATTCTGTGTTCTCTTTGTGTCCAGTCGTGGAGGAGGCTTCATTGGCGCCCCCCCACCACACCAGGGGCCCCCCATACACATGAACCAGATGGTTGGCGGGCCTCCTCCGGACATGAGGCCGCCTCACGACATGAGAGGACCCCCCATGGGTGAACCCAGAGGCATGATGGGAGAGCCCCGGGGACCCCCCATGGGTGAACCCAGAGGCATGATGGGAGAGCCCCGGGGACCCCCCATGGGTGAACCCAGAGGCATGATGGGAGAGCCCCGGGGACCCCCCATGGAGACGAGAGGTAACCACATCACAGTATTAATTAAGTCTCTTTTAAGTCTCTTTTATTAGCAGACATTTTATAAGAAGCATTATTGCCATAATTTAGAACTGTGTGGAAAACAGGTGGGAAAGCTCCTGTGCTTAGACTAGTTAGATCAGATCTGTAATGAGTAATCACGTGAGGAATGGCTGTTGTTTCTAAAGGTCGTGACCCCAGAGCGGTGGACACCCGTGGACCAGTGTCAGGCCAGAGGGTTCCCATGGCCCAAGGAATGCAgggcccccccccccactccatgAATCCTAATGCCCCTACAACTGCCAGACCGGTACTGCCTACCTACAGCAAATGTCTTCACTACATTAGGTCTTTTTGTCAATGAAAAAAGTTCTAATTGTTTTTTTCAGGGTCCTGGTGTACCACAGTCCGGAGGTAGCTTCAGCCCAGGGCAAAGCCAGGTGACCTCACAGGACCATGAGAAGGTGGGTTTGTCATGTCACCATTGTGTCACGATTAACTTTCAGTTTCAACTTAAAATGCCTGGCTAGTGCTAGAAGATATTGGCTCAGATTAGTGTTGGCTGTCTAGAGAAACTGGAGCatcaagtgccttcagaaagtattcatctattgactttttccacattttgttgtgttaaagtggGATTGAAATCTATTTAATTGTGAATTATTTTGGTCAATGATCTGCACAAAATaccctaatgtcaaagtggaagtaaattctaacatttgtaataaaaaaataaacactgtcttgattacataagtattcaaccccctaagtcaatgcatgttagaatAACCTTTGGGAACGATTACAACTGTAAGTCtcgaagagctttgcacacctggattgtgcaacatttgcccattttattattttcaaaatccttcaagctctgtcaaattggttgttgatcattgctaaacaatcgttttcaggtcttgccatagattttcatgtCGCTTTAAGTAAAAACAGCCACTCAGGAACCTTcacggtcttcttggtaagcaactccagtgtagatttggccctgTACTTTAGGTttttgtccttctgaaaggtaaATTTGTTGcctagtgtctgttggaaagcagactgaaccaggagttcctctagaattttgcctgtgcttatctccATTCTGTCTTTATTGTTTTATCCTAAAaagctccccagtccttaacgattacaatcatgcccataacatgatgcagccaccgctaTGCTTGAaagtatggagagtggtactcggtCATGTTGTATTTGATTTtccacaaacataacactttgtattcaggacaaaaagttaattgctttgccacattttttgcagtattactttagtgccttgttcaAACAATGCATGTTTAGGAAAatgttattctgtacaggcttgcttccttttcactctgttcaGCAGGTTAGTATTGTGGCATACATaacctttggaaagtattcagacccctttactttttcaacattttatgttacagccttattctaaaagggatagaagtcctcagaaatctacacacacaaccccataatgacaaagcaaaaacaggtttttagaaatgtctgcAAATTTATACAAATTAAACcgatgccttatttacataaccattcagaccttttgctatgagacttgaaattgagttcaggtgcaccTTGGTTTCCactgatcattcttgagatgtttctacaacttgattggacatgatttggaaaggcacacacctgtctatatgaggtctcacagttgacggtgcaagtcagagcaaaaaccaaaacatgaggttgaaggaattgtccctgGAGCTctgggacaggattgtgtcaaggcacagatctggggaagggtaccacatttTTTTTGCTGCATTGAagattcccaagaacacagtggcctccatcattcttaaatggaagaagtttggaaccaccaagactcttcctagagctggccgcccggccaaactgagcaatcgggggagaagggcattggtcagggaggtgaccaagaacccgatggtcactctgacagagttcctctgtggagatgggagaaccttccagaaggagaaccatctctgcagcacttccctacggtgaagcatggttgtggggatgttttttatcagcagggactgggagactagttaggatcgaggcaaagatgaagtacagagatccttgatgacaacctgctccagagcgctcaggacctccgactggggagaagattcaccttccaacaggacaaccaccctaagcacacagctaagacaacgcaggactggctttgggacaagtctctgaatgtccttgagtggcccagccagagcctggactagaacccggtcgatcatctctggagagacctgaaaatagctgtgcagcaacgctccccatccaacctgaccgagcttgagaggatctgcagagaagaatggaagaaactccctaaatacaggtgtgccaagcttgtagcgtcatacccaagaaaactcgatgctgccaaaggtgcttcaacaaagtactgatttttaagggtctaaatacttatgtaaatgtgacatttcagtttatttttaatacattcgcaaacatttctaaacctgtttttgctttgtcattatgggggaaaacaatttaataaattttagagtaaggctgtaacataacagaatgtggaaaaagtcgagggttgtgaatacttcccgaaggcaataactacaatgttgatccatcctcagttttctcccatcacagccattcaactctgtaactgttttaaagtcaccattggcctcgttgaaatccctgagcggttttcttccactccggcaactgagttagtaaggatgcctgtatctttgcagtgactgggtgtattgatacaccatccaaagtgtaataacttcaccatgctcaaagggatattcaatgtctgcttttttttacccatctaccaataggtgccctttgtgaggcattggaaaacctccattgtttgcggttgaatctgtttgaaatttactgctcgactgagggaccttttaaaattatgtgtggggtacagacatGAGGTATTCATTCAAAAATAGTGTTTAAACACTCTTGTAttcagagtccatgcaacttattatgtgacttgtaaaGCACATTTatactcttgaacttatttaggcttgccataacaaagggtttgaatacttattgccTCAAGACCTTTCAGCTTTTCCACTTTTATTGATTTGTAAAAAagaaacaattccactttgacatcatgggttgttgtgtgtaggccagtgacaaattaCAATTTTAAAttctggctgtaacacaacaaaatgtgagaaaagtcaaggggtgtgaatactttctgaaggcactgtactgtgcagctgtcttcatcgacctggccaaggctttcgactctgtcaatcaccacattcttattggcagactcaatagccttggcttctcaaatgactgcctcgcctggttcaccaactacttctcagatagttcaatgtgtcaaatcggagggcctgttgtctggacctctggcagtctctatgggggtgccacagggttcaattctcgggctaactcttttctctgtatatatcaatgtcactcttgctgctggtgattctctgatccacttctacgcagatgacaccattctgtgtacatctggcccttctttggacactgtgctaacaaacctccaaataagcttcaacgccatactaCTCTCCATCTGTGGCCTCCAAcagcttttaaatgctagtaaaactaaatgcatgctcttcaaccgattgctgcacgcaccctcccgcccgactagcatcactacactGGACgattctgacctagaatatgtggataactacaaatacctaggtgtctggctagactgtaaactctccttccagactcacattaagcatctccaatccaaaattaaatctagaatcggcttcctatttcgcaacaaagcctacttcactcatgctgccaaacatacccttgtaaaacggactatcctaccgatccttgactttggcggcgtcatttacaaaatagcccccaacactactcagcaaactggatgtagtctatcacagtcccatccgttttgtcaccaaagccccatatactacccactactgcgacctgtatgctctcgttgtctggccctcactacatattcgtcaccaaacccactggctccaggtcatctaagtctttgctaggtaaagccccgcattatctcagctcactggtcaccatagcaacacccacccatagcatgcgctctagcaggtatatttcactggtcatccccaaagccaacacttcctttggccgccttccagttctctgctgccaatgactggaacgaattgcaaaaatcactgaagctggagtcttctctctccctctaactttaagcatcagctgtcagagcaacttaccgatcactgtacctgtacacagccaatctgtaaatggcACACCcaattacctcatccccatagtattacttaccctcttgttcttttgcaccccagtatctctaattgcacatctatcactccagtgttaatgctaaattgtaattattttgcctctggcctacctccctactcttctacatttgcacacactgtacatagatttttctattgtgttattgattgaACCTTTGTAactgtttttgttgcactgcgttgctatatcttggccaggtcgcagttgtaattgagaacctgttctcaactggcctacctggttaaataaaaaagatgCTCAATGACAAGACGCTTAAACCCCAACTTTTAAATGAAAGTTCTATGTCTGTCCTAACCTGTCAGCAGTCTGGGAAGGAAGTTGAGGAATGGGATGAGAAGAGGATGACATCTCAAGCACTTGGGTTTGTGGAGACAACTTGGGGCTCAGTGCTTTCTTTGGCTACCTAACGAGTCAGGGCAACAAAAGAACCAATGCATTAGCACTCAATGAAAAGCCATTTATTTCAAtgcaataacaaccaatggaatacaCTACATGACGTAGTTATTCAATGGAAAAATTTGAACGTGTTCTGTTTAAACTATTTTGAAAGATCTGACTTTCCTTCTGTATCCAAATGCTGTGCTTTTGGAGGTATTTTGGTTTTAACATTACTGCCTGTCAATATCTGATCTGAGAGCAGTGTGGTTCACCAGATTGTCTATTATTTCCCAGGCCGCCTTGATCATGCAGGTGCTGCAGCTGACCCCAGAACAGATTGCTATGCTGCCCCCAGAGCAGAGGCAGAGCATCCTCATCCTCAAAGAGCAGATCCAGAAGACCGCCGGGGCGCCCTAAAGAACAACCAACTCCCTGTCCCCTATAATGTCGACGTCACCTCATCCTAATTTCAAACATTTTGTAGATTGTTTTGTATTATATTGTCTTTTTTTAATGGAAGATTGAAGTGAGTGCTTGTGGTTTGAAGAATGGCAGTTCATCTTCAAATGGCAATACTTCAACAGAAGTATTGCTGGATGTTATGGGTTTTTATATTGTCTATCAATAAAAATAGATGAACAATTTTTCAGTACTGTATTTTATTCAGATGGGATGTTGGTATGTACCGGAGAGGATTTGAATTGTCATTGTAGATTAAAATAAACTATTTGCTCATCAGAAAAAGGACAGGTTGAGGGGGTACACGGAGTGGAAGAGTCCTCACATTTACAAAATAATTCCAAGGAAAGTACATTCGTATACATGCTTCATAGGATTGTGACTCATTTGTTCTAGAATAGATTCTGTGGCTTTGACTGGCAATGCTTCGCCCTCATTTAACACTTCAGTGCACCTGTATTGTTTACAAGGAAATGGATATACAATAGGGCTTTTGTAAAAACATTGCTATCATTTCCTTCTCTGTAGCTACACCTTGAAAGCGTGAAACTCAAAGGCCCCAGTGTCATGTTCAGATTGAAGAGCCATGGTTGATTCCTTATTCTACACTGTGCATGTTTGagttgaaataaaatatcccagaaatattTCATATGCACAAAGCTTATTTTTCTGATTTGTCTAAACTTTTGTCTCTGTGCAAGGCTGGTCAGTTTTCTGTGGAGGAAGCAGAATCCAAAAATGTATTAAGGGCTGATATATTCTACAGCATGTCAGGATCTGTCATGTTCAGATtcttgtaaaaaatatattttcccccCCTCAATTTCTTGAGATCCAATTGGttatagtc of Salvelinus alpinus chromosome 4, SLU_Salpinus.1, whole genome shotgun sequence contains these proteins:
- the cstf2 gene encoding cleavage stimulation factor subunit 2 isoform X2, with translation MVLHFKVLHFLLLHLSFPKMANLAAAVVAAAGRDPAVDRSLRSVFVGNIPYEATEEQLKDIFSEVGLVVSFRLVYDRETGKPKGYGFCEYQDQETALSAMRNLNGREFSGRALRVDNAASEKNKEELKSLGTGAPIIESPYGDNIIPDEAPESISRAVASLPPEQMFELMKQMKLCVQNSPQEARNMLLQNPQLAFALLQAQVVMRIVDPEIALKMLHRQIPVQPLVPNSQAGPVPVANQPIPPPNAPVSQSQPMPGMHMNGAPQMMQPPPIGGGPGPIPGQGLVGPPGPGGIPPRGLLGDGPNDPRGGTLLSVTGEVIEPSRGGGFIGAPPPHQGPPIHMNQMVGGPPPDMRPPHDMRGPPMGEPRGMMGEPRGPPMGEPRGMMGEPRGPPMGEPRGMMGEPRGPPMETRGRDPRAVDTRGPVSGQRVPMAQGMQGPPPHSMNPNAPTTARPGPGVPQSGGSFSPGQSQVTSQDHEKAALIMQVLQLTPEQIAMLPPEQRQSILILKEQIQKTAGAP
- the cstf2 gene encoding cleavage stimulation factor subunit 2 isoform X1, giving the protein MVLHFKVLHFLLLHLSFPKMANLAAAVVAAAGRDPAVDRSLRSVFVGNIPYEATEEQLKDIFSEVGLVVSFRLVYDRETGKPKGYGFCEYQDQETALSAMRNLNGREFSGRALRVDNAASEKNKEELKSLGTGAPIIESPYGDNIIPDEAPESISRAVASLPPEQMFELMKQMKLCVQNSPQEARNMLLQNPQLAFALLQAQVVMRIVDPEIALKMLHRQIPVQPLVPNSQAGPVPVANQPIPPPNAPVSQSQPMPGMHMNGAPQMMQPPPIGGGPGPIPGQGLVGPPGNLQHSPVGSSGQAAIEQPQGPGGIPPRGLLGDGPNDPRGGTLLSVTGEVIEPSRGGGFIGAPPPHQGPPIHMNQMVGGPPPDMRPPHDMRGPPMGEPRGMMGEPRGPPMGEPRGMMGEPRGPPMGEPRGMMGEPRGPPMETRGRDPRAVDTRGPVSGQRVPMAQGMQGPPPHSMNPNAPTTARPGPGVPQSGGSFSPGQSQVTSQDHEKAALIMQVLQLTPEQIAMLPPEQRQSILILKEQIQKTAGAP